Proteins encoded within one genomic window of Drosophila willistoni isolate 14030-0811.24 chromosome XL unlocalized genomic scaffold, UCI_dwil_1.1 Seg141, whole genome shotgun sequence:
- the LOC6641462 gene encoding cytochrome P450 4g15 yields MEMLRKDAPAALGTPSSVFYLLLLPTLVLWYIYWRLSRAHLYRLADRLPGPRGLPIVGHLFDVIGPASSVFKTVIRKSAPFEHIAKMWIGPKLVVFIYDPRDVELLLSSHVYIDKASEYKFFKPWLGDGLLISTGQKWRSHRKLIAPTFHLNVLKSFIELFNENSLNVVRKLRAEDGRTFDCHDYMSEATVEILLETAMGVSKKTQDKSGFEYAMAVMRMCDILHARHRSIFLRNEFIFTLTRYYKEQGRLLNIIHGLTTKVIRSKKAAFEQGTRGSLAQTELQQKLQEQQIQQAKEKEKEHGELITSPPSTTATNETKANQTQTQTQTQSQAPVAGLSYGQSAGLKDDLDVDDNDIGEKKRLAFLDLMLESAQNGALITDTEIKEQVDTIMFEGHDTTAAGSSFFLSLMGIHQDIQDRVIAELDGIFGDSKRPATFQDTLEMKYLERCLMETLRMFPPVPLIARELQEDLKLNSGNYIIPRGATVTVATILLHRNPKVYANPNVFDPDNFLPERQVNRHYYAFVPFSAGPRSCVGRKYAMLKLKILLSTILRNYRVYSDLSESDFKLQADIILKREEGFRVRLQPRGAS; encoded by the exons ATGGAGATGCTAAGGAAAGATGCCCCAGCGGCTCTGGGGACACCGAGCAGTGTCTTCTATCTATTATTGCTACCCACTTTAGTGCTCTGGTATATCTATTGGCGACTATCGCGTGCTCATCTCTATCGTTTGGCCGACAGGCTGCCGGGACCGCGAGGATTACCCATAGTGGGTCATCTGTTTGATGTAATTGGACCCGCTTCGT CTGTTTTTAAAACAGTCATACGCAAGAGTGCTCCATTCGAGCATATAGCCAAAATGTGGATTGGCCCCAAGCTAGTGGTCTTCATCTATGATCCAAGGGATGTCGAGTTGCTGCTCAGTAGTCATGTATACATTGACAAGGCCTCCGAATACAAGTTCTTCAAGCCCTGGCTAGGTGATGGCCTGCTGATAAGCACAG GTCAAAAATGGCGATCGCATCGTAAACTAATCGCACCCACATTCCATTTGAATGTCTTAAAGAGTTTCATTGAATTGTTTAACGAGAATTCGCTTAATGTGGTGCGGAAGCTGCGTGCAGAGGATGGACGCACATTTGATTGTCATGATTACATGAGTGAGGCAACTGTAGAGATTCTATTGG AAACGGCAATGGGCGTATCGAAAAAGACACAGGACAAATCAGGATTCGAATATGCAATGGCTGTGATGCGAATGTGTGACATACTTCATGCCCGTCATCGCAGCATATTCCTACGCAACGAATTCATATTCACATTGACCCGCTACTACAAGGAGCAGGGACGTCTGCTCAATATCATCCATGGCCTGACCACCAAGGTTATTAGAAGTAAGAAAGCCGCATTCGAGCAGGGAACTCGCGGATCTTTGGCCCAGACGGAATTGCAGCAGAAGCTACAGGAGCAACAGATACAACAGGCCAAGGAAAAGGAGAAGGAGCATGGTGAACTGATTACATCTCCACCATCTACCACGGCTACAAATGAAACGAAAGCCAATCAAACGCAAAcgcaaacacaaacacaatcCCAAGCGCCAGTGGCTGGTCTATCGTATGGCCAGTCGGCTGGTCTCAAAGACGATTTGGATGTGGATGACAATGATATTGGCGAGAAGAAGCGTTTGGCCTTCCTCGATCTAATGCTGGAGAGTGCCCAGAATGGGGCCCTCATCACGGATACGGAAATTAAAGAGCAAGTGGATACCATTATGTTTGAGGGACATGACACCACAGCGGCTGGCTCGTCGTTCTTTCTCTCGCTGATGGGCATACATCAGGATATACAGGATCGGGTTATTGCCGAATTGGATGGCATATTTGGTGATTCGAAGCGTCCGGCCACATTTCAGGATACCCTCGAAATGAAGTATCTGGAACGTTGTCTCATGGAAACACTTCGCATGTTCCCGCCGGTGCCATTGATAGCACGTGAATTGCAAGAGGATTTGAAACTTAATTCGGGCAACTATATTATACCACGTGGAGCTACAGTCACAGTGGCCACAATTCTATTGCATCGCAATCCGAAGGTCTATGCCAATCCAAATGTCTTTGATCCGGATAATTTTCTGCCCGAACGTCAGGTCAATCGGCACTATTATGCCTTTGTCCCATTCTCGGCTGGGCCACGCAGTTGTGTGG GTCGTAAATATGCCATGTTAAAGCTAAAAATTCTACTATCGACCATTTTACGGAACTATCGCGTCTACTCAGATCTTAGCGAGTCGGACTTTAAACTTCAGGCGGACATTATCCTGAAACGAGAGGAAGGCTTCCGTGTGCGCCTACAACCACGTGGTGCATCATAA
- the LOC6641500 gene encoding anoctamin-8 yields MSLDGKSPRTRNIIENQLFRRQHSLKLEALQRKRSQFGRSGDGSGGDAIDHVDDVEEPFNKTHIVIIFTEKAKLRHCQDVEKIIQEFGIQTTLEIVGKTEKYLYLSASLDTLLRLADAAELEKMTTTGSMQKFNHGCISDFLLPGINREQILRFCEIPVLIKDAVKPAIRSYIQKGYIEDIFPLHDILFLDRFNWNLKRTKLPIEDIRNYFGSSIGLYFGFIEFYTKALIFPAVFGILQSLFELNLSLVCSFYVIWTTIFLELWKRKCAGYSYRWGTIEMSSLDKPRSSYQGQLKPDPITGKMTLHYPMRYTYLQMYCISYPVVIGCVISAAWFALYQFQIEAEVLADFGADSWLLYIPVIVQSVLIAIFSWAYEKLATFLTNLENHRTRSQYDRHRVNKLMLFEIVNNFFSQFYIAFVLQDLKQLKYQLMMQLLIFQLLCIAQEIGIPLMAVIRQKYAKYRHNEVSEEKMRTISNLPRYEQSFYESGLDAYHSTYEDYLQVCIQFGFVVLFAAVAPFAAIGALINNVFAVHIDMFKLSNIFKRPFARRAKNIGAWQLAFELLSVMSLLSNCGLLFLQPNVKEFFSHWLPSVPDLSFVIFEHVLLGLKFLIHKVIHERPRWVRIGLLKADFETSQALKQLKKFKAEASKSA; encoded by the exons atgTCTTTAGATGGCAAGA GTCCACGCACACGGAATATAATTGAAAATCAGTTGTTCCGCCGCCAGCACAGTCTCAAGCTAGAGGCACTGCAACGTAAACGATCCCAATTTGGTAGATCTGGCGATGGGAGCGGTGGTGATGCAATTGACCATGTGGACGATGTGGAGGAGCCCTTCAACAAG ACTCACATTGTCATCATATTTACCGAGAAGGCGAAATTGCGACATTGCCAGGATGTGGAGAAGATAATCCAAGAGTTTGGCATACAGACCACCCTGGAAATTGTCGG AAAAACCGAAAAGTATTTATACCTATCGGCCAGTCTGGATACACTGCTCCGCCTGGCAGATGCTGCCGAGCTGGAGAAGATGACCACAACGGGAAGTATGCAGAAGTTCAATCATGGCTGTATCTCAGACTTTCTGCTGCCTGGCATAAATAGGGAACAGATTCTGCGCTTTTGCGAGATTCCTGTGCTCATCAAGGATGCAGTGAAACCAGCCATTAGATCCTATATCCAAAAGGGTTATATTGAGGATATCTTTCCGTTGCATGATATT CTCTTTTTGGATCGTTTCAATTGGAATCTCAAAAGGACCAAGCTTCCCATTGAGGATATACGCAACTATTTTGGTTCCAGCATTGGCCTCTATTTTGGATTTATTGAATTCTATACCAAGGCCTTAATATTTCCCGCTGTATTCGGCATTTTGCAATCTCTTTTCGAATTGAATCTGTCGCTTGTGTGTAGCTTCTATGTGATCTGGACCACG ATCTTTCTCGAATTGTGGAAACGTAAGTGTGCTGGCTACTCGTATCGTTGGGGCACCATAGAAATGAGCAGCCTGGACAAACCGCGTTCCTCCTATCAGGGTCAATTGAAGCCTGATCCCATAACTGGCAAAATGACATTGCATTATCCCATGCGCTATACGTACCTGCAAATGTATTGCATTTCGTATCCGGTGGTAATTGGTTGTGTGATATCGGCCGCCTGGTTTGCCCTCTATCAATTCCAGATCGAGGCCGAAGTGTTGGCTGATTTTGGTGCGGATTCGTGGCTGCTATATATCCCTGTGATTGTGCAATCGGTGCTGATTGCCATCTTCTCGTGGGCCTATGAGAAATTGGCCACATTCCTCACAAACTTGGAGAATCATCGCACACGTTCCCAATACGACAGACATCGGGTCAATAAGCTGATGCTCTTCGAGATTGTCAACAATTTCTTTTCACAATTCTACATAGCCTTCGTGCTGCAGGATTTGAAGCAATTAAAGTACCAATTGATGATGCAGTTGCTCATTTTCCAATTGCTTTGCATAGCCCAAGAGATTGGAATCCCCCTGATGGCGGTAATACGCCAAAAGTATGCCAAATATCGTCACAACGAGGTGTCCGAAGAGAAAATGCGAACAATTAGCAATTTGCCCCGCTACGAGCAGAGCTTCTACGAGTCTGGCCTGGATGCCTATCATTCCACATACGAGGATTATCTGCAGGTATGCATCCAGTTTGGTTTCGTGGTACTCTTCGCTGCAGTCGCTCCCTTTGCGGCCATTGGAGCGCTAATCAACAACGTCTTTGCCGTCCACATTGACATGTTCAAATTGAGCAACATATTTAAGCGTCCGTTTGCCCGTCGGGCCAAGAACATTGGTGCCTGGCAATTGGCCTTTGAACTACTCTCGGTGATGTCTCTTCTCAGCAATTGTGGACTGCTCTTTCTCCAGCCAAATGTCAAGGAGTTCTTCTCCCATTGGCTGCCCTCCGTGCCCGATTTATCGTTTGTGATCTTCGAGCATGTGCTATTGGGCCTTAAGTTTCTCATACACAAAGTGATCCATGAGCGACCGCGCTGGGTACGCATTGGCCTGCTCAAGGCGGACTTTGAGACTAGCCAGGCTCTCAAGCAGCTCAA AAAATTTAAGGCGGAGGCCAGCAAGTCAGCCTGA
- the LOC6641501 gene encoding protein singles bar, whose product MSSFGVRGMSQPLGIRICCCRICTCINFGFVLSRAGLLKLMQLGLAMLCEGLLIRYGVPYADSIGQALTSFLATTGHCFATNGILLMCYCFSEKSYGLIRQSLFETLFNALASCMYFSSSSYMGFACVIWLHPQFLVRPGFWAYPAMTACYYMGYAAGLLHAIDAFLAFKQFRGMR is encoded by the exons ATGTCTTCGTTTGGAGTCCGTGGGATGAGTCAACCTCTGGGTATAAGGATCTGTTGCTGCCGCATCTGTACATGCATTAATTTCGGATTTGTTCTCTCCCGTGCCGGGCTGCTCAAGCTGATGCAACTGGGCCTGGCCATGTTGTGTGAGGGTCTACTCATACGTTATGGTGTTCCCTATGCCGATTCGATTGGTCAAGCTCTCACCAGCTTCTTGGCCACCACAGGCCATTGTTTTGCCACCAATGGCATTCTTCTAATGTGCTATTGCTTCTCAGAGAAATCCTATGGCCTTATACGCCAATCGCTATTT gAAACTCTATTCAATGCCCTGGCCAGTTGCATGTACTTCAGTTCGTCCAGTTATATGGGATTCGCTTGTGTGATTTGGCTGCATCCACAGTTTTTGGTCCGTCCCGGCTTCTGGGCATATCCAGCCATGACAGCCTGCTAT TATATGGGCTATGCGGCGGGTCTTCTTCATGCAATTGATGCATTCTTGGCCTTTAAACAATTTCGAGGGATGCGCTAG
- the LOC6641446 gene encoding uncharacterized protein LOC6641446, producing MCMQYFSKIFGSGDRQDERNAVVENAGPTPLNSLANMQQLSLETTSSMNTSGVITSSSSKSIVPRNVISLLPERTPEVANDGNAATVATAAAAAAIGAISSNVTAAATGSNSRVNPPNSWWRYFGMNKNKKTSIESL from the coding sequence ATGTGTATGCAGTATTTCAGCAAAATCTTTGGGAGCGGTGATCGTCAAGATGAACGCAACGCTGTAGTGGAGAATGCTGGTCCCACGCCGCTAAACAGTCTGGCCAATATGCAGCAGTTGTCGCTGGAGACAACGTCATCGATGAATACCAGTGGCGTCATCACAAGCAGCAGCTCCAAGAGCATAGTGCCACGCAATGTGATTTCCCTTTTGCCAGAGCGGACACCGGAGGTGGCCAACGATGGCAATGCAGCAACAGTggcgacagcagcagcagcagctgcgaTTGGTGCGATTTCCAGCAAtgtaacagcagcagcaactggcTCCAATTCGCGGGTAAATCCCCCAAATTCATGGTGGAGATATTTTGGCATGAACAAGAATAAAAAGACAAGCATCGAGTCACTCTAG
- the LOC6641447 gene encoding uncharacterized protein LOC6641447, producing the protein MEQMENYVTATGSNSKRIFDEDSVSKVTSDGEPLLTMVAGLSGLLTGIIILAVLVSMVACRNHKNKRRQSGTAGAATPTPPATITDLTMTSPPVAGRGNLNAAFAESTLSLRVQDNDKDKEWPSAVVVIERERY; encoded by the exons ATGGAACAGATGGAAAACTATGTTACGGCCACGGGCAGCAATAGCAAACGCATTTTCGATGAGGATTCGG TTAGCAAGGTCACCTCGGATGGGGAACCCCTATTGACCATGGTTGCTGGTCTCTCTGGACTATTAACTGGCATTATAATTCTGGCAGTGCTTGTATCCATGGTCGCCTGTCGCAATCACAAAAA TAAACGCCGGCAAAGTGGAACAGCTGGAGCtgcaacaccaacaccaccagCTACAATCACTGATTTGACCATGACGAGTCCACCAGTGGCCGGCAGAGGCAATCTAAATGCCGCCTTTGCCGAGAGCACATTATCCTTACGCGTTCAGGATAATGATAAGGATAAAGAATGGCCCTCAGCTGTGGTGGTTATCGAAAGGGAAAGGTATTAA